Proteins from a single region of Salinibacter grassmerensis:
- the ispE gene encoding 4-(cytidine 5'-diphospho)-2-C-methyl-D-erythritol kinase: MPLTQNAPAKINLGLHVLRRRPDGYHDVETVLHRINWADTVTAAPADALSLTCSDPALPTDADNLCLQAAHRLASAFGVTAGADLHLEKRVPYGAGLGSGSSDAAATLRLLTRLWDVDPSPETLQEIGRTIGADVPFFLQDAPAAHATGRGDTLSPLSKDGAPYQLPGPLLVAVPAVEVSTPWAYDQVTPTEADRPNLRRLVLSNDLSRWKEDLTNDFALPVTTAEPAVDAVRTALRKTDAAYTSLSGSGSAVYGLFEETGAARAAQETLQSRDLLNIRTHLTPAPN; encoded by the coding sequence ATGCCCCTCACGCAGAACGCCCCCGCCAAGATTAACCTAGGGCTGCACGTCCTCCGTCGGCGCCCAGACGGATACCACGACGTCGAGACGGTCCTGCACCGGATCAACTGGGCCGACACCGTCACGGCGGCGCCCGCCGACGCCCTCTCCCTCACGTGCTCGGACCCGGCGCTCCCCACGGACGCAGACAACCTGTGCCTCCAGGCGGCCCACCGGCTCGCGTCGGCATTTGGCGTGACTGCAGGCGCCGACCTCCACCTTGAGAAGCGGGTGCCGTACGGCGCTGGACTGGGCAGTGGCTCTAGCGACGCCGCAGCCACGCTCCGGCTTCTCACGCGGCTGTGGGACGTCGACCCATCTCCCGAGACCCTCCAGGAGATCGGACGTACGATCGGGGCCGACGTGCCGTTTTTCCTCCAGGACGCGCCGGCGGCTCATGCCACCGGGCGTGGCGACACGCTGTCGCCACTTTCCAAAGACGGCGCGCCCTACCAGTTGCCCGGCCCTCTTCTCGTCGCCGTTCCGGCCGTCGAGGTCTCCACCCCCTGGGCCTACGACCAGGTGACGCCCACGGAGGCCGACCGCCCCAATTTGCGACGTCTCGTACTCTCGAATGACCTGTCTCGCTGGAAAGAGGACCTCACCAACGACTTTGCCCTTCCGGTGACGACGGCGGAACCGGCAGTCGATGCGGTGCGGACGGCCCTGCGGAAAACAGACGCTGCGTACACCTCCCTCTCCGGATCCGGCAGTGCCGTGTACGGGCTCTTCGAGGAGACAGGTGCGGCCAGGGCGGCGCAGGAGACGCTCCAGTCACGGGATCTACTGAACATCCGGACTCACCTCACACCGGCACCAAATTGA
- a CDS encoding homoserine kinase, producing the protein MSDAVTVFAPASMGNVAVGYDVLGGALDGLGDRVTVRWLDEPTVRIGSITGCVTDLPTTPADNTATVALQSLRDAAGMDGGFEVSIEKGIPLGSGLGGSAASAVGAVVAGAELLSTSWSQADLLPHALAGEAVASGDLHPDNVAPCLFGGLVLTREMAPPDVVPIPVPSGIRCVLVRPDRVIPTREARACLPDTIPLSESVRQTAHLGAFVAGCYRDDLALIGRALRDLIVEPHRAALVPGFADVQDAALADDALGCSLSGAGPTLFAWCKGPSHAERVRDAMIEAFAQHDVSTEAWISPISPEGARVAAPTPADSQSP; encoded by the coding sequence ATGAGCGATGCGGTCACTGTCTTTGCTCCCGCCTCGATGGGCAATGTTGCCGTGGGGTACGACGTCCTGGGGGGTGCCCTCGACGGCCTCGGCGACCGGGTGACGGTGCGGTGGCTCGATGAGCCTACGGTGCGGATTGGCTCTATTACGGGCTGCGTCACCGACCTGCCCACCACGCCCGCCGACAACACGGCCACCGTCGCCCTGCAGTCCCTCCGGGATGCCGCGGGCATGGACGGGGGGTTCGAGGTTTCCATCGAGAAAGGGATCCCGCTCGGGTCCGGGCTCGGGGGCTCGGCCGCCTCCGCCGTGGGCGCGGTCGTGGCCGGGGCCGAGTTGCTTTCAACGTCCTGGTCGCAGGCGGATTTGCTGCCCCACGCGTTGGCCGGGGAGGCCGTGGCAAGCGGCGACCTGCACCCCGACAATGTCGCCCCGTGCCTGTTCGGGGGCCTCGTGCTGACCCGCGAGATGGCCCCCCCGGACGTGGTGCCCATTCCGGTCCCGTCCGGCATCCGCTGTGTCCTTGTCCGCCCGGACCGGGTCATTCCAACCCGAGAGGCACGGGCGTGCCTGCCCGACACCATTCCGTTGTCCGAGTCGGTTCGGCAGACGGCCCATCTGGGCGCGTTCGTGGCGGGCTGCTACCGCGACGACCTCGCACTCATCGGACGCGCCCTGCGCGACCTCATCGTGGAGCCCCACCGGGCCGCGCTCGTGCCCGGCTTTGCGGACGTGCAGGACGCAGCACTGGCAGACGACGCCCTGGGCTGCTCCCTCTCGGGCGCCGGCCCCACGCTGTTCGCGTGGTGCAAGGGCCCCAGTCATGCCGAGCGTGTGCGGGACGCCATGATCGAGGCCTTCGCGCAGCACGACGTGTCCACCGAGGCCTGGATCTCTCCCATTTCCCCTGAGGGGGCCCGCGTCGCCGCCCCCACGCCCGCGGACTCGCAGTCGCCATAG